tttaactcattaaatataatttattataataaattaattacataaactaattaattaattaattatttaaatatcatataatttattataatttttatcaatcaattaattgtaattcaaatTGAATGATTGCAGCAAATCAAAAATTGATATAAACTCATTTTGTTCAATAACTTCtataaaaaacttaattataCATTCATCTCGGTTTATTGATCTTGGGCTTCAAAATATTGTTATGCTCCGAACACCACCACATTAGAAATTTTTCTCCTAAATACTTATcaacataaaaagaaaagtcCCCTCAGCACTAGTAACCTTCAGATACATCTCCTTAAATTTCTTAATGAACGATTTATACAGCTTAAAAATCACAAATCTCGGTGAACTATTCAAATTCACCCACCCACATTTTCACACTCTCTTAGCCTGaaacaaagagaaaaatagCTCCACCAATAGTTcctcctccaaaattttcataagaATTTCAGACGCACGAAGAAAAGTTCACCCATTAGAATGCAGTTGAGAAGGTGCGCAGTTCAACTGCTTCAGCACCTGACACTGAAAATCATTAAAAGGAAGTTTCACCTTCAGTTCTTCCAACACACatctatacataaaaaaatgttcAAAACCCTTCCCTTGTGGAATACCCTATCATTTTCAGAACATAGGAGTAACTCTAATCGTACTCCAGAGCCAACCCTCACAATCCTAGCCTTGTCTATTTCATTTACAGCACCCTCATTCAGAAACAATGAAGCACGACTCCTCACATTGTCGTTTACCAAATCGTAAGATCAatctatcttttcctttttctttttctcaaaacccattaaaaaataacagtgaagaagaagaagaatagaacaCGAATCACATAATTGAAATTGAGAAGACAAGATAAGGGATTAATATATACCTCTTTtgctcatttttttcttcaaaatgcTTCTAAAACAATAATGCAGCAAAATGCAAACCTTCAGGATTCCAAAGTGTTTTAATTAACACACTTAAACTAAATTTCAGTTTCACTGTCTCCTGTCCCATCAGTTACATCAAACCCAATGAGTCTGCATTGGAAACACGCACGTTCATTAAACatgcatttatttttttctctctcctaaTTATATCATTGTGTAGTTTCAATATCTGTTTAATAAAACACCTTGAACTAGGGGCTCTAAGGGCAACCTAAACTCGTCGAGCTATATAACTCATTAAAAGCTCAACTTGTTTCATTAAATTTATTCCCAGGCTAAGTTTGGGAGCTATGATCCGACCGTTACAAATCCGACGTTATAACTCGGCATTATGTGTCATAACTCGGCGAACTTACGTTATAACTCGGCATTACACGTTACAAGTGGACTCAACGGACTACATCTTAGAGTCAAAACATCCGATCATATATCATCATCCATTACACCTTTATTATTGCTCTTCAATTTAGACAATAAAATAGAAACGTAACCGACCTTATGATTTCACCTATAAAAGGTATGATCTTCTATTTTAAAAGACACGttgaattttaaatactaacttaagcattgaaGTGCCTTTACAAGTACACTCCCCTTATTTTAGATCACACTCTTTGTAAGTGCAAGCTCGGACTTCTCAAAAATTCATAGATCGACGTTAAAAGGAATAATTCGGCGTCGATTTACAGAGGCCGAGTTTTCCTCAAAGTATCTATACAGaaacaataacaaataaataattttagatatataaataaataattttaaatattatatataaaattatatatatcaaattaaataagataagtttGTATTATTCGTTctgtaaaattattaataacagAGACAATATAGTGCGTCATTATATAGATCTGTCGGTTTGCAAAGAAATTGCATTCAAAATCTACTAGTAGACTATTGAtgtggaaaaaaaatatattaaaaatataaatattattttttaatttgccCACCTGCATGAATATCTACCAACCGAGTTTCTCGTAAAGCTATATGTGCAAGGAAGTGAAAGAACTGAAAGAAGGGCGACTAACACGTCAATATATTACTAGATACACGCCTTATTAATTCATGTGTTCAATGACCAAATTGCTCCACGCGATATATTatgttataattaaatattaattatagaaCATGATAGGATAAGACATTGAGGATAggacaaaacaaaatattgataGACATagatacaaaattttgtgttcttgtattctgtttggtgataaattaaaacaaattataaaaatttaatttattctcaattttttattcaaaaaatttgagatgaaaaatataataataataaatataattatgaaaaattaacaaaaataataaaaaaaagaatgaaaaataagttgtgcCCTTTATTAGTGTCCATGTGTCTTTCCTGTCAtgatggacacaaaatacactaatttagtGTCTCAGAACATACTATCTTTGTCCATATCTCCTCTGCCAAAcataattttgtgtctctgtgtctatgtctcagtgttatctctgtaaacaaacgcagcctaatAGAACTACAGTCCATTTGaaccaattttttaaataaaaatatttaagattttattttatttaatatttattaattattataataattaataaaaattaaataggataaattttaattaatttttttttatctttctaacattattattttttaaactttaaaaagagaaatgttggagacgatgatttattatttttgatcatcacttaattattaattcgattcatttagtttagttttgttAGTATAATAATccaacaatatattttatttcatacttttaaatattaatgactaattaataataaaaaataataaattttaatgactCTCTAATTTTTCTCTTccaaaaaacttttaaatttcaaaactttttaactttaaaaaacgCGCCCTCAATATTTGCACCACGCACATTCGTCTTTTTATTCccttttttcatcttcttcttcctctttttctttgtcaAATCCGCACCACCTATCATCTGTGCACTCCCGAGCACCAATCCGTTGCACACTGTGCTCGTCGTGCCACCCATCACTTGCACACCAGTTGCCACACACTTCTCCTTCTCTTccacctcctcctcttcctcttaaAGTTTTAGATGATTTTGTTAActaattttagatatttcttTCTCTTAAGTTttgaatgtattttttttatatattttggatgtttttatttcttatgttttagatgttttttttaatagttttggttgtttctttttttaattttttatttttttaaatattttagatgtgtcattttgttaaattttaaatttttaaaataattttagatagaGATATTCTCTACATCTAAACAATTTTAGCATTCAAGAGTAATTTTAGGTCACGCGTTTTTTccgttttcttttttcttcacgcttcttctcttcttcttcttctactcccgtgcttcttcttcttctcatgcTCGTTTACACACAGAGcgtcttctttttcttcgtcTTCTTTTTTGCGTTTCTCCTCCACCtcattctcctccttcttcttcacggttttctccttatcgtcattcttttgttgttgttgctgcggtatttttttttgtgtctttttGTCCTTCTGTCCCTtgtgaagaagcagtagaaggtgaggaggaagagttttgaattgtatagaaatgaaccgaacatgttattatggtgaaacaattatatagtactaaatgaatggaacattatgtcatggggggttcggctatatttttacgttggttgccgaagacctaacacaaccctcctcctttatccgggcttgggaccggctatgtaccgcaagtgtaacataggcggagttgaatggaacattatccattatataaattcaaattcgaacaactttctgcataatgaactgAACACGTattcatggtgaaacaattgtatagtattgaatgaacgaaacataatccattatataaaattaaattcaactttctgcataatgaaccgaacacgtactcatggtgaaacaattgtatagtactgaatgaacgaaacataattcattatataaaatcaaatttgaaacaCCTCTGTCTACAATTTAaagattatcaattcaattcagatttAGAACACCTGCTTCCATTCAATttgattcaattcaattcaatttagcaattgcattctattcaattcgattgaAAAAATAATCCATTAGCAAAATGTTGGTATTGTTGATAAAGACgataacaaaagagaagaagaagaaaaagagaaggaggaagaggaggaagaggaggaggaggaggaggaggtatacgtgaatttgaaagaagaagaatatgaCATATGCGtgtatttgaaagaagaagaaacgcaggggagaagaagaagaagtacggggagaagaagaagataaaacacGTGTAATGACGCTCTTTTAATGAGAGTGGTTTTTGTTGGTGTTGGACCTACTTAGACAAAATTTGGatgaaaaaatacttaaatgtGTAATATAGTTCTTTTAGAtatctcttttttattaaattttagatgtttatttttatttaattttaaatattttttcttaaattttaaatatttatttttaattaattttagatgtTTTCACGATCcttcaaaaataatatagtCTTTGGTTCATAGTTACATTTCTCTCCGTATTAGTACAAAGGCTTATACGGGTAATAATAGTTTATgctcatcaatcatcatcaccCCTCCAACCCACGAAACCAACAACGAAGGACGAAACCTCTCCCCCcctatataaatatacatacgAGATAATCAGAGTTCAGCAATAATAATCTAGCTATAACTAAcattatcacaaaatacaaGATAGAATGCTGTCCTCTAGAAAGATGAAATCCAGTCACGTTATCATCTTAGTAATAACGATCCTATGTATGAATAATGGAGTAATATCAAGTCCTCCAGAGGATCCAGTGAAGTGCACATCAAAGAACACAAACTGCACCATAACCAACTCCATTGGCATATTCCCTGACAGAAGCATATGTGAAGCAGGAGAGGTGAAGTACCCAAGCACGGAGGAAGAGCTGATATCCATAGTGGCCACGGCCACCAAGAACAACAGAAAGATGAAAGCCGCCACCCGCTACTCCCACAGCATCCCCAAGCTGGCATGCCCGGACGGCAAAGACGGCTTGCTCATAAGCACCAACAATCTCAACAAGGTACTCAGGGTCGATGCAGAGGCCAGGACCATCACGGTGGAGAGCGGCGTCACGCTCCGGCAGATCATCGCCGAGGCTGCGGAGGCTGGACTTGCCTTGCCCTACACTCCCTATTGGTGGGGTATTACCATTGGCGGACTCATGGCAACCGGAGCCCATGGAAGCACCTTGTGGGATAAGGGAAGCGCGGTTCATGAGTATGCCACGGAGATTCGAATAGTTAGCCCCTCGGGACCTGAAGATGGCTATGCTAAGGTTCGGGTCCTTACTGAATCTGATGATGATAATCAACACCTCAATGCTGTCAGAGTTTCTTTAGGGGTTCTTGGAGTTATTTCTCGGGTAcgtgtatatatgtattttattcattttcttatcaaaaatgctatttgtatactaaaatcagccactaatatatttatgtataaatatatatattatatataatttaatttatttttaatatgtatttatattctagcatgtattttatattagtagctaattttaataactgattttggTATATACGTTAGCACAACTCTTTTCTTATTTATAGAAGATTAAATGCCTTAGCGTGTGGTTCATTTTATatctaataatttaaatgagtttttatgaaattaaacaGGCTAACTTATTTAGATCATTTATTCGTTTTTTTTTGTCTGGCTTTTCTTACTACTAATTTTGTCTAAAGAAGTGTTAGttgatattttcaaaatttagctttttctttatttttttcaaatataaataattaatcaataatattGGTTACTTTTAAAgggattttttcccttttaccCAGTAGGTAGGGTTTATTTCAACTCACTATTATTAcacatttaatatatatatatataagttttaGAATCAATATTCAACTCCGCAAATCTATATATACTTTGTTTGAAAAGAGAAATTGTAAGATAAATACTCCAAGTATGCACGCAAAATAATGTTCATATAGTAGGTAGGGTTTATTTCAACTCACTATTATTAcacatttaatatatatatatataagttttaGAATCAATATTCAACTCCGCAAATCTATATATACTTTGTTTGAAAAGAGAAATTGTACGATAAATACTCCAAGTATGCACGCAAAATAATGTTCATATAGTAGGTAGGGTTTATTTCAACTCACTATTATTAcacatttaatttataatcattaGTTAGACTGTAGTTTTCACTTTTTGATCGCTCACTTTTACCTATTATctcatattttctattttaaatctAAATCGGCAtttcaaacaaacaaaatttagatgtagaaaaaatattactcatatatatatataatactagaaaaataataattaaaataatttattcaatttaatatttataattatatatttattgtatctAAAATTATACAACTAGTATAACTAAAATTAGTGAAAGCATTAAAATAGGCCAAAGTAAAAAACAAATTAtgattgtttatttttatatatatttttgttatcatgaaaattaataaaataaattataatttatttatatttaaattttaaaaaatataggtCATTACATTTGGCCTCCAAACTTTAGCcaaatattttcatatatataatctcTTTTATATCGTCTAAAATTTACTTgtatagtttaaaaataaaggaTTAAATTCTATCttattacaatattttttttgacaaaaagtTCTATAGACATCCAATATATGGTGTTTTTTATAGTGCGTAAATTTTAGAcataaactttaaaaataaaataatgaattttattttttttatttctacttttaagtaatttaaaaaaattataggtaGCAAAAAGTCCCCTTCTTTTATATAAACTATTCATTAGTACTTTGAATTGATGAAAACTTATAATAGAGAAGCCTTTGACTTTCACCTCTAAGTAATTAATGAGCAATGACAACTTGTATGCAGAAAGTTATAAGTAAATTATTGTATGTGCGACGTGCGTACAAGTATCTTAATTAGAAGACATACAgccattttattttaattaaggaAAAGTCTAGCGCAtcagttttattaaattttggtaaTCAGTAGAGGAAGGTAAATCATTGGATAAAATCTCACATCAATTTTATaccattaaattattattgatgcctagttgatggctaacaatcacaaaaattaatgGCCCCTGACATTACTCTTTAATTAATGATCTATCTTGCGCGCATCAATAATACCACCAAATTAAAGAGTAATAAATACGGATATAGTACGTACTtatccaaaaatatttaataataaaaaaattaatcaaacacaatcagaatttattttaacaattaataaatattaaataaataaattttaacaatttttttagataGAAATTCAGATGAAGtcgacttcatgtgaagttgatatctcatagtcgttagataaaaatttagtcatcagtcaaatcatctaacggtcatcagatatcaacttcacgtaaaatcGACTACATCTCAGTTTTCAGCGTGTTTTTATCTCCTTAACAATTTCAGTGGTTATTATATATGCATACGTTGGTTTTTACAGGTTACCCTGAAATTAGAACCAATGTTCAAGCGATCACTTACGTACTTGACGAAAGATGATAATGATTTGGGGGAAGAATTGATTAGATTTGGAAGAGAGCATGAATTTGCGGACGTAACATGGTACCCAAGTCAGAAGAAGGCCGTTTATAGAATTGATGACCGTGTCCCCCTTAATACTTCTGGCAATGGATTAATGATTTCCTCCCTTTTCGCCCCACTCTCTCAGCCACATTAGCTGTTGTTAGATCCACAGGTCAGATCCATTCCTTTATCCGTTGCCAAATTGCAATACAATATCATACTTTATTCaacattcattaattattataataattaataaatattaaataaaataaatttttactatttttaattaattattttttattatcaaatatttgtcacttttatatatatataataacagTACGTAACTAAATTAAAGGAGCAGTAACGATATTAATATTCTACCTACttgcataataattttattacgtTACTAATAATATTTCTGTCAATTTTTCTGTCAACTCttgtttataattatgtttaatgaaaatatttttataaatatatctaataaaaatattttttataactgtgtctaataaaaatatctttatatatatattttttagatgtatctttttatacatatatttaaaatataataattaattattattgataataaaTTGACAGATAATATATTAGTATTAATACTTTTCCACTTGCATAATCATTCGTGTTCCTTATTATTTAACTCTAGATCTCTCATGCGCAAATAACAGCTTTATTCAATTTTGCTAATTGGCTATAGTTGAGTATACCTACCATATGCATGCTTGTATAATAATACTATTCTTAGCTAGTCGCCTATTGTCTCTATCTGACTTGCAGTTATCTTttctatataaagaaaaaagaaattaaagattttaatttgtCTTTAATATTGAGTTCAAATaggtgttattttaaaaaagaaatttattagaTGTGCAaatgattattctaatattaagatttaggtgaGTAATTTAgagatataatatatttttattttattgaactaattttaaaatttattgttcacATTAACAATAATTGTCTTCCTAACAAAATCCCTCCAAAAATTAACCCATTATGTATATCGTATTGAATTGTGGGCCgctataattttaatttttaaattcgttaaaataataaaatggcaacgctattttttattttcataatttaaaaaaataaaagggggtgctattttttattttaataatttaaaaatataaaaaataaaacggCAATGTggtttagtaatttttaaaataaaaaaatattttttaatcaaaatgtcaatgagatttttttaaaattaattaaaaaaaatttttaaacaaaacatcaatgacttttttgttttttttttaaaggtaattttttttttcattgcagAAGTAAATTTATCTAAAGTCAAATAATCTAGTATAATACACTCTTTGaccaatatttaaaaaatttagccaTGAACTGGcaattattatattatcaaaTTGTCATTTTTCATAATTGATATATCAGATGTATAATAGATGTATGATTGATTCAAgtatttgtaaaaaattaatctaaaatatataatataatgttattttcttttatattttttttaattattacttaccttattttatatttattcattcctgttataataatattaaataatattagatataataaatatgtaattataattatagatattaaataaaataaatttaattgttatttttttttagtattactgtaaattaaata
This portion of the Arachis duranensis cultivar V14167 chromosome 6, aradu.V14167.gnm2.J7QH, whole genome shotgun sequence genome encodes:
- the LOC107491831 gene encoding LOW QUALITY PROTEIN: probable L-gulonolactone oxidase 6 (The sequence of the model RefSeq protein was modified relative to this genomic sequence to represent the inferred CDS: inserted 1 base in 1 codon), which gives rise to MLSSRKMKSSHVIILVITILCMNNGVISSPPEDPVKCTSKNTNCTITNSIGIFPDRSICEAGEVKYPSTEEELISIVATATKNNRKMKAATRYSHSIPKLACPDGKDGLLISTNNLNKVLRVDAEARTITVESGVTLRQIIAEAAEAGLALPYTPYWWGITIGGLMATGAHGSTLWDKGSAVHEYATEIRIVSPSGPEDGYAKVRVLTESDDDNQHLNAVRVSLGVLGVISRVTLKLEPMFKRSLTYLTKDDNDLGEELIRFGREHEFADVTWYPSQKKAVYRIDDRVPLNTSGNGLXDFLPFRPTLSATLAVVRSTEEVQEETGDANGKCLGAKLITAILAGTGYGLTNNGVFLGYPIVGFSNRMQSSGTCLDSMNDNLITACPWDSRIKGEFYHQTAFSVPLSLLKDFIKDMQALVELEPKALCGLEINNGILMRYVTASSAYLGKTEDAVDFDITYYRSKDPLNPRLYEDIIEEIEQIGLFKYGGLPHWGKNRNVGFIGAISKYGNSDKFIKIKEEYDTRGLFSSEWTDQVLGLNKEGLTIVKEGCALEGLCICSEDSHCAPKKGYFCRPGRIYEQARVCSNREDHDLQQSKDEL